A window of Kocuria sp. TGY1127_2 genomic DNA:
CCTCCCGTGTAGAGCAGGTCCACGGGTGCGCGAAGGATCGCGGAAACCAGTTCCGCGGGGGAAAGCCGCTTGGTGTCTTCACCCAGCCCCAGCGCTTCGCGCGCCTGGGGTGTGATCGTGATCGACTTGTCGGTCCGTTTGTAGACCCCGCCTCCCTCGGAGATGAGAGACGTATCGTAATCCGTCCAGTACGGCCTCGGCAGGTCGAACAGACGCTGGCGCTCCGCGAAGGACCGGGTGACATCCGGGTTGGGGTCGAGGAAGATGTGCCGGCTGTCGAAGGCGGCCACGAGTTTGGTGTGTTCGGACAGCAGCATCCCGTTGCCGAAGACGTCTCCGGCCATGCCACCGATGCCGACGGCGGTGAAGTCCTCGGTCTGACAGTCCACACCCAACGAGGCGAAATGCCGCTTAACCGATTCCCACGTGCCTTTGGCCGTGATGCCCATTTCCTTGTGGTCGAATCCCACAGACCCGCCCGAGGCGAAGGCATCTCCCAGCCAGAAGCCGTTGTCCTGGGAAATCGAGTTGGCAAAATCGGAGAAGGTCGCGGTTCCCTTGTCTGCGGCGACCACGAGGTAATGGTCCGGCTCATCCAGCACGACCACGCCCTCAGGCGAGACGACCTCGTGTTCTCCGTTGTCTCGGGTCACCATATTGTCGGTGACGTCCAGCAAAGACTGGATGAACAGACGGTAGGATTCTTCGCCTTCTTTCTGGTAGCCCTCGGGGTCTTCGTCGCGGCCCGGGGCGTTCTTGGGGAAGAAGCCTCCCTTGGCACCGGTCGGGATGATGACAGAGTTCTTGGTCATCTGGGCCTTGACCAGGCCGAGAATCTCGGTGCGGAAGTCATGCCGGCGGTCGGACCAGCGCAACCCGCCTCGGGCTACCTTCCCGAACCGGAGGTGGACGCCCTCGACCCGGGGCGCGTAGACCCAGATTTCGAAGGCGGGGCGAGGCAAGGGGGCTTCTTCGATTTCTCGCGGGAGGAGCTTGAGAGCTATGGATTCCTTGCCCAGGTAAGCATTGGTGCGGACAGTCGCGGAGACGACCTCCGTCATCGTCCGGAGGAAACGGTCCTGTGTCAGGTCAGGGACGTCGTCGAGAGCATCGAGGATCCGCCCACGGATTTCTTCCTGCTTCTCGCGACGCCGATCCGCGGCAGCACCACTTTCCCACTTGGGGTCCAGTCCCACCTCGAACAGCTCGACCAACAGCTTGGTGACGTGGGCATTCGCGACCAAGGTATCCGACATGAAATCTCTGCTGTACCCGACCCCGAGTTGCAGCAAGTAACGACAGTAGGCCCGCAGCACCGCAACGGTGCGCCAAGAAAGAGACTCGAACATGACCAATCGGTTGGCGGAACCGGCTTCGGCCCGACCCGCGAGCACCGCGCAAAGGGCCTCTTCCAAGAGAGGCAGCACTTCGTCAACGTTCACGGTTTCGGGGAAGACGACTCCGAAGTCGTAGAGCGCAAAAACTGCACCATCGGCGTTTCGGACATCATAGGGGATCTGGTCCACCACGTGAAGACCCAGGTTCTGCAAGATCGGCAGAAGATCCGAGAGGGCCCGGGGTTCACGAAGGTAGACGCGGAGTCGAACTTCCTTCTCCGAAACGGGATTCTGGTTGTCATTTTCTGAGGGACGGAAAAGTCGAATCGCAGCGGGACGCTCGGGGCCGGCTTGTGCCAAATCCTGCAGTATTGAGGTGTCAGTGTGCTCCTCGGGAAGCTCGTACCGCACGCGTTCCACAGTTGTACCGGTTTTCTCCTGGTGAGCCATGCGACTCCCCCTTCCCTACAGACATGAGCCGCACAGGTGGCTCAAGTTACGTTTTTCCAAGGTTAAGGCTCGGGTGCGTCATAAATAGAGCCAAGACCAAGATGTGGAAAAACGTTACGTGCGCGAGTGGCCCGCCGAATGGGCAATATCGTTCGTCTCTTCGCCCTTCACGAAGCCGCGCGCGTCCCGGCCCGCGGTGCCTTTTCATGACGTCGCAAAATGGCCACCGTTGTCACACGGAGCAATATAGGGTTGGGGTGAATCGATCCGGAGGATGAATGAGCGAAGAACGCACTGACCGAGACTGGATTTCCCGCACTGTCCTTCCCGGCGGCGAGGAGCCGGACCCACGGTTCACCCTCGCCAACGAGCGCACTTTTCTCGCCTGGATCCGCACGTCCCTTGCCTTCCTCGCCGGCGGTATCGCGCTGGAGACCATCGGCGACGGAATCTTCCCGGAGGGTGTCCACCGGGCGTTGTCGATTCTGGTCATCGCGATCGCATTCCTGATCAGCTTGGGGGCGGCGGTTCGCTGGTGGCGCATCGAGAACAATATGCGCAAGGGCCGGCCGTTGAGCCTGCCCCTTATTGTCCCGTTGCTCAGCCTGGGCGGAGCCGTTGCGGCTTGCCTCATCTTCGGCATGATCCTCGGCTGATCGTGCATATCAACCCCGAGGCCGATTCGCCCGCCGATCCTGGTCTGCAGCCGGAGCGGACTGCGCTCGCTTGGGGCCGCACGCTTCTCGCTGTCGGCGTGGTCGGGGCCGGATTCCTGAGGTGGCTCCCCTACTTCGGGTGGTGGGTGGTGCTTTTGGCCCTTCTGGCCTGGCTCGTTTCTCTGTCGATCTACGGGACCCAACGTCGCCGTTACCGGCGGCAGTCCCGGGGCGTCCGCCACGGTTCTCTGTCCGCCGCCCCGGTCGCGGTCCTTGGAACCGGGGCCGCGGTCGCGTGTCTGTGCGTGATCGGCGTCGTAATCATCCTGGTGACCCGCGGCTAACCGCGCCGTCGGCCCTCACCCGTGACCCACGGTGGTTACTTTCGCCGACGCCGAAAGCCAGCTTCTCCCCCAACGCATGACGCCGGGCCGGAACGTTGGCGTTCCGACCCGGCGTCGAGGCGTTGTTTGCTCTAGATCAAACCGCGCAACGTGCGAACCGCGACTGAAAGCGTCGAGATACGGGGTGCGGCGTTCTCCCGTCCGAGCTCCTGGTCCAGCTCACCCATGAGCCGTTCGATGCGCGATGAATGCACCGGATGCTGGTTCTCCCAGGCCGCCACAAGTTTTTGGGCTGCCTCGGTGTCCCGCGGCCACGAAGTGGCACCCGCTGGATGCAAGTCGCCCTGCGTGACCTCCCGGGCAACAGTCACCGTGAGAGCCGCGACCGTCTCGTAGAGGTCCGATCGCAGTGATGAACGAGCCAACGTTTCCCAGCGGTCCTCGCGGGAGAGGTGAGAAATCGCCACGAGCAACCGATCGATATCGAATCGATCCGACAGCGCATAGTACAGCAAGGCCGATTCCCGCAGGTCGCACTCGGTTTCCTCGTTGAGAACAGCGATGTCCATGAGCGGGTAGATGTCGAGCAGTCGCGCCCACGTGGCCGCGAAGTCCTCGGGAATGCCCCAGGAGCGCGCCTGCTTTTCGCGTTCCTCCAGGCGCTTTCGGGTTTGCTCTCCGAGCAATCCGGGCACTTCCGAACCGAGCTCGAGGGCCGGGGCATACCGGTCGATCACGGCCCTGATCTGCAGGTGTTCGGGAACTTCGCTGCGCAGATCCCCGGTGGCCAGAGAACCCTCGTTGATCAGCCAGCGGGTCGCACGGTCAATCAATCGCTGGGTTTCCCGTGCGATGGCCCGCCACGCAGCGGGGTCGATATTCGCAGGAAGCTCGCGATGAGCCCTCATCAGCTCGCGAATATCGAACAGCTCCCGAGTCACGAGGAATGCGCTGGCCACGGTCGCAACGGAGGCACCGGTTTCCTCGACGGCGCGGTATGCGTACGTGATTCCGGCCAGGTTGACCATCTCGTTAGCCACGCGCGTGCAGATGATCTCCCGACGCAGCGGATGGTCGTCCAGCTGGGCCCGGAATCGCTCCGTGACTGCCTCGGGGAAGTACTCGTCGAGAATTTGCGAGAGCCACGGGTCGTTGCCGAAACCGCTGGCCAGCAACGAATTGGTGATATCGATCTTGACGTATGCGGTGAGAACGGCCAGCTCGGGTCCGGTCAGTCCCCAGCCTTCGGCGACTCTCTCCTCCAGCTCGTCATCGGAGGGCAGGAATTCGATCTGGCGATTGAGTCCCGCGCGTTCCTCGAGATGATCCATGAGGCGAGCAGCCGTCGCGGTGGTCGGCATGGTTCCCAGGCGTTCGGCCTGCAGCAGACCGTTCTGCTCCCGGTTGGTTTCCAGGACGAGGGTGCGGACGGCATCTGTCTGTGCCTCGATGAACGAGGCGCGCTCGTCGGCGTCCAACAGTCCCCGGGAGACCAGGCGATCTACCATGATCTTGATGTTGACCTCGCGGTCGGAGGTTTCGACGCCGGCAGAGTTGTCGATCGCATCCGTATTGACCAGGATTCCCTGGCGCGCAGCTTCGATGCGGCCGAGCTGTGTCAGTCCGAGGTTGCCACCCTCACCGATCACGCGAGCGCGCAGCTCGGACCCGTTGACGCGCAAGGTGTCATTGGCCTTGTCTCCGACCTGGGCGTTGGATTCCGAGGAGGCCTTGATATAGGTCCCGATGCCGCCGTTGTACAGCAGGTCTACCGGAGCCTTGAGGATCGCTGAGACCAATTCGGCCGGAGACAGCTGAGTGATCCTTTCGTCCAGTCCCAGAACTTTTCGGATTTCAGGTGTAAGCGCGATCGATTTTTCCGACCGCGAGAAGACCCCGCCGCCCTCGGAGATCAGCGAACGGTCGTAGTCCTGCCAGGAAGAACGCGGCAGATCATAGAGGCGCTGGCGTTCCGCGAAGGAAGCTGCGGCGTCTGGATTCGGATCGATAAAGATATCCCGGTGGTCGAATGCCGCGACCAGGCGCGTGTGTTCGGAACGCAACATGCCGTTACCGAAGACGTCGCCGGACATGTCGCCGATGCCGGCGGCCGTGAATTCTTCAGTCTGGCAGTCGATCCCGAGTTCGGCGAAATGCCGCTTGACCGATTCCCAAGCACCGCGAGCTGTAATTCCCATGGCCTTGTGGTCGTAACCCACGGAGCCACCCGAGGCGAACGCGTCACCCAGCCAGAAACCGTATTCCTGGGAGATCGAATTGGCGAGGTCCGAGAACGATGCGGTGCCCTTGTCGGCGGCAACCACCAGGTAGGTGTCATCGCCGTCCAGGGCGATGACGTTCTCCGGAGTCACTACGGACTGTTCCCCGTTCCCTGTAGTCACCAAGTTGTCGGTGATGTCTAGGAGAGAACGGATGAAGAGGCTGTAGGCTCCTCGCCCCTCGTTCATCCACGCCTCGCGGTCTGCCGAGGGATCCGGCAACTGCTTGGCGAAGAACCCTCCTTTCGCGCCGGTCGGAATGATCACGGCGTTCTTAACCATCTGGGCTTTGACCAGACCGAGGACCTCGGTTCGGAAGTCTTCGCGCCGGTCGGACCACCGCAGGCCGCCGCGCGCGATGTCACCGAACCGAAGGTGCACACCCTCGACGCGGGGTGAGTAAACCCAGATCTCGTATTCCGGACGCGGCAACGGCGCCGCGGAGATCTCCTGCGGGAGGAGTTTCACCGCGATCGACGGCCCGTCCTGATAAGCGTTGGTCCGGACGGTCGCGGAGACCACCCCGGTCAGGGCCCGCAACATCTTGTCGGCGTCGAGGGTCGGCACCTCGTTGAGCGCGGACTCGATCTCGTCCAGAATCTCTGCCCGACGCGCTTTGCGTTCCTCGACCGATTCGTTCCGAGAAGGATCGAAGCTGGTCTCGAAGAGCCGAACCACCAGGCGCGTGACCTTCGGATTGGCCAGCAGAGTATCGGCCATGAAAGCGTGCGAAAGACCCGTGCCCAACTGGACCAGGTAGCGGACATAGGCCCTCAACACGGACACGGTGTGCCACGGGAGCTTTTCTGCGAGGACCAATCGGTCCAGAGAGTCAGATTCGGCCCGACCCGAGAGCACGGCACACAGCGCGTCTTCATAGAGATCGCCGATCTCTTTCGGGTTCACCCCCGCCGGAAACGTGACTCCGAAGTCATAGAGCAAGAAGTCGCGACCGTCCGCGGTGGTCAGGTCGTAGGGCTTCTGGTCGATGACGGTCAGACCGAGGTTCTGCATGATGGGCAGGAGCTCGGTCAGTGTCTTGGGCTCACGCAGGTAGGTTTTGAGACGGTATTCGTTCTCGACATCGCTCCCGTCCGCGGGACTCTGCCTGCCGTGAATCCTCACGGCTGCTGGGCGATCCGGACCGGCGACCTCGAGAGCCTCGAAGATTCCAGCGTCGGCGACGGCCTCGGGGATCTCGTAATCGGCACGATAGGTTACCGGCGCGGCGTCGAACCAGCGCTTCGCGATCTCGGCGCTCTGGCTGCCGAGTGCCGCTTCGAGGGATTCGGGCCAAGAACGCGTCGCGGCCTGGAGCTTCTTCTCCAGATCGGCCACGTCGATATCCGGGATGTGATTGGGTTCTGCAAGGCGCAGGCGCAGGAACAGTCTCGCCAGGGCGGATGCCGAGTGCCGGACCTCGAAGTCGATCGACGCCAGATCCATCGCCTCGCTCAGTACCTTTTCGATGCGAATTCGAACGCCGGTGTTGTATCGGTCGCGGGGCAGGAATACCACCGCGGAGACGAACCTCCCGAACTCGTCAGGGCGAAGGAATAGGCGTGTGCGGCGTCGTTCTTCAAGGCCGATGATTCCGGCGAACGTCTCCGTCAGGGAGTCCTGGTCGGCCTGCAGCATTTCGAGGCGCGGGTAGTCCTCGATCATGCCCGTGAGCGTCTTGTCCGAATGCGAACCCGGCTGGAAGCCGAGTCGATTCCGGATCACGCGAACACGTTCCCGCATGAGCGGGGCCTCGGTAGCCGGCAAGGAGTATGCCTGCAAAGAGAACAGGCCCAGAATCACGTACTCGCCGACGACCCGGCCGCTCGAATCGAAATCGCGAATGCCCACGTAATCGAGGTATTCATGGCGATGGATCGTCGAGCGGGAGTTCGCTTTGGTCACGTAGACGATCTTGGAATCCCGCGCATTGTCCTGGGAAAGACCGGTGAGGTGTTTGGAGCGAGGGGTCATCGGGTCCTGCTGGATTCCGTCCTCGCGGTGCTCGGCCAGGATTCCGAGCCCGGTTCCGGGTCGATCCGAGATTGTCAGCCCTTCCGGCCCGTCCCGGAGATCACGCTCTTTGTACCCGAAGAACAGGAAGTTGTCACGGGCAATCCAGTTCAGGAACTCCTGAACCACTTTGGGGTGTTCCGCGGCATCCGGAGTGCCCTGGGAATTGTTCCTCGAGGGTTCCGGAAGGTTTCCGACGCGGTCGGAGAGGTTCAGGACCTTCTCGCGGACGGATTCGGCATCAGTATCCGCGTGTCGGACATCGCGAAGAACCGAACGGACGCTTTCGACGACGTTCTGTGCGGTTTCCTCGTCGTCGCATCCCAGAAGCTCGACCGATATCCAGGACTCGACGGCGCTGTCGCGTCCTGCAGCACCTCCCAGGGACGGCAGGGCCGCGGTATCGCCGCTGGCCACTTGTTGCTTGAGGTTGAGGCCGCGAAGGCTTTCGATCGTGCCGGTCTGCTTGTTCCTGTGCACCAGGAACAGCGGGTGGAACAAGGCGTTGGAGCCGCCGTACCTGGCTGCAACCTCGGCGGTGACCGAGGAGACGATAAACGGCATGTCGTCGGTGACAACCATGAGAATCCACGAGTTTCCGTGGTGGATGACCTTGACGTTAGTTCCGTTCGGCTCGCGCGTCTCGGCAAGTTCGCGGTGCAACTGGGCCCGCTCGACCAGCTCTTCTTCGCTGAATTCGGCCAGGTCATCTTGGGTTGCGTGCTGATAATACGTTGAGATCCAGGACTCTCGGTCCCCTCCGTTGCCTCCAGGGCTCCCGTTCGAGCTGGGGGAGCTCTTGGATTCGGGTTCGGCGGGATCGGACTGCTGGTTTAAGGGCACGTCAATAACCTTCCTCGAAGACGGGACCACCTCGTTGTGGTCGTCTTTACTCCACTAGGATACTCATCCCACCACACGAAATTCAGCCTCGACCAGGGCGAGTTTTGCTATGGGCAACATTTGTTGTCTCTGAGCGTCCCTGCGGCAGCCGTCGTCAAGCCTCGGGACATCATCAAGGCCAATAACGACCCGCGAGTCGCGGCTACAACCAGGAATACGTCCGGGTGAAGAACACGGGCCAATCCGCGCTGTATCTCTCCGGGGACCGCGTCAGAGACAAGAGCCGCGTCCTTCACTCACCAGTTCGGCGACGTAGACGGCTCGGCAAAGGCCTAGACCCTCCGCTCCGCCCTGGGACGCAGCAGCGCTGCAACGCTATACACGCAGAACCGTGGATATGTATGGATAGCGTAAGCGACCAAGCCACCCTGCAGAATTCCCTGACAGACCTAGACTGGGCGGGTGACTTCCTCCGCCCTCGCCATGGTCCTGGTCGCCGCCGTTCTCCATGCGGCGTGGAATCTGGCGGCCAAAGCGAAGCGTGGTGACGCATACACCTTCGTCTGGTGGTACGCGGTGGCGACTGCGGCGGTCACCGCACCGATCGGCATCGGGCAAATTATCCAGTCCGGCGGGTGGAACATGGTCGGACCAGCACTCGTGTGGGCTCCGGCTCTTTCCGCTGCCATCCATATCGGCTACAACCTCGCACTTCAGACCGGGTACGATCGCGCTCCCCTCGGCGTCGTCTATCCCGCGGCTCGAGGAACCGGGCCGATCCTGACCATGATCGTGGCGGTGGCATTTCTGTCCGAACGCCCCGGTTGGTGGGCTCTTGCCGGGGCATTGGTGATCGTTGGCGGGATCGTGGTTACGGCGGTGCCCGGGAGGAACCCGGATCCCAGCAGGAGCCTGCTCGAAAACTCCGTGGCCGCCACGGACGGCCCGTCCGATTCCTCCGGCTCGCGAATTCTCGCGGGCCTCCGCTGGGGAGTGCTCACGGGCACTTTCATCGCCGGATACACCTTGTGGGACGACCATTCGGTGACCGCTCTGAACCAATCCCCGATTCCCTATTTTGCGCTGTCATCGGTATATCAGGCGGTATTCATGACCGTGGGGTTGGGACGGCGACGCCGTTCCGCCTTAAGCGGTTCCCTGAAATCGAATTGGCGCATCATTGCAACCATCGGGGTTCTCTCGCCCGCAGCGTACATCCTCGTGCTCACAGTGATGCAAACCCAGCCCGTTTCGTTGGTCGCGCCATTGCGCGAGACAAGCATTGTGGTCGGTTCGTTGCTCGCCTGGCTCATCTTCAGGGAACCACGACCTGGCAGACGCCTTGTCGGGGCGCTGCTCGTGGTGGGCGGCGTCGCTTTGATCAGCCTCTAGCCGAGGGTTGACGCCGGGCACGACTTCGAGCCACAACCCGCCCTGATGAGGGAGATGACCAGGGTAAATACGCAGCTTTCCGCGCTGAGCCCGTTCGCATCTTCAAACGTGCGTGGGCACCGTCCGCCCGAAGTAAAGATACCGGTGCCTCATGACGGCACACCGGGAGATGCACGACCAGGCGGCGGCGTCAGCCGGTTACAGCTTTACGGGAGACGACTGACATTCCCACGAGGTGGATCGTAAATCCGCACGCGGGCCCCACATACAGGGCGATGATCGTGCGGGGCACGAGGTCGAGAGGCAAGAAGAGCAGCGCGACCGCGACGACCGCCGCTACAACCCACCCGAGAATGTACAGCCGGTGCGCATTGAGAGCCAGGACCGCGGTACCGGACAGAACCAGCAAGGCCATGATCGCCGATCCGAAAGTCAGCGTCCCCAGCAACCACCCGTGGATGACATCGTGATAGGCGGCGGATTCCTCCGGTTTGGGCGCGTAGATGAGGAAGAACAGCCATGGACCGATGATCCACGCCAGAACCGCCCCGAAGAGCCCGATCCCGAGGAGGGCTCCGGAAGGCTTGACCATGGCCGCCAACGGGCGATGACGCTGCTTCAGGAACGCGGAAATCGCCACGCCCTGGAACGCCTGCAAGGGGATCATGATCGGCGAACGCGTGATCGAGATCGCGAGGATCAATGCACCCATTGCGATCTTGGTGTAGGTCGAGGCCTCCGCCCCGGCACTGGCCTTGAGGATCACCGGCAAGCCGACCATCAACACGGCCGACGCCGCTGAGGAACCCATCGCAAAGAGAACGTTCTGGACGAACCGTCCGGTCCCGACGTCGGCCTTAGCGGCGAACGTTCGACGACCTTCCCGAGTGAACAGGGCGATGAGGATCCAGAGAAGCACGGGAGACACCGCAGCCGCCTCGAGACCCCCAATCGACCCGGCGATCAGAGCCACCGCGACCATGGCGACCAGACGCCACGCGGCCTCGCCCCCGCCGAGTCCGGCGAACTGGAACCATTTCTCGCGCCCGGCGGCGGCACCGCTCATGGCCGAGTGCAATGCGTACAGGCACGGCCCGATGCACAACATCAGCACCGCAAATCCCGTACCGCTGGGAACCTGTCCGTGTGCCCACACGGGCGAGGTCGCGGCGACAATCACCGCGATGACGATTCCGAAACCCGCGGCTATCGTCATCACATGTGCACCCGGACGATCCGGCTTGTCCAGATTCGTTCGCAGCTCGGCGGCACCGACCGCGCGAGTCGTCTCCTGCTGAAGCCCCGCAACGATTCCGTAGATACCGAAGAGCGCCGACCAGAAAACCAGGAATTCCGTGACCTGTTCGCCGGCAAGCGCGTGCTTCGCGATGAAGGTTGCGCCTAGCGCCGAGACAGCCGAAATCATGGAGGCCAACAGGATCCCGGTGGATTCCTTCTTGGTGACGGACCTCTGCCCGGCCTTATTCTCGCCGGTTACTTCGGACCCCACACCGCTGACCTCGGGGGCCTCCCCTTCGCCTGCTCGGACCATTCGATCCCCTACTTGACCAGGTGAGATGCCAGGTTTTTGACGCCACCCCAGTTTTTGGTCTTCGCGGCCTTGGGCAGCAAGCTCGCCGCGTGGAGACGGGAGGAGACGTGCAGGCGTGCAACCGCCGCGGCTTTCTTCCATCCCAGAGCGCTCATTTCTTCCGCCATGGTCTCGAAGAAGCGGCGCTCTTCGTCGAATCGCGTGCCGTCCAGTGCGCGCCACGAGGAATCGGAGGCCTTGTGGCGGCGGTACATGAATGCCGCGGTTTCGTCATAGAAAAGGGCACCGCCGGTCATCGCAACGTCCATGACCAGGCACATGTCCTGCACCACGTCGAGCCCCTCGCGGAAGCCCAGTCCGACGATGGTTTCCGCACGCCACCCCAGGGACGGGAAGTACAGCCAGTCGCCGCGCAAGATCGACACGGCAAGCTCTTCTCCCTTGAGCAGGGTCGTCTGGTTAGGACGGTAGAAGGCCTTGGTTTTCTCGACCAACGTATTTGACGGCGCGTTGTTCTCGTCGATCACGAATACGCCTGGCTGGAAGATATTCGCGTCCGGGTTCTCCTCGGCCGCCTTGACGAACCAGTCGACATAATTCGGCATCATGACGTCGTCCGCGCCCATGATCACCACGAGCTCGTTCTCCACGAAGGTGAGGCATTTGCGGTAGTTTCCGTTGGCACCGAGATTCTTCTCGTTGCGCATGTAGGTGACGCGGTCGTCCTGGAGGGATTCGAACCAACCGGGGATCGAGTCGTCGGGATAGCCGTCGTCGACGACGATCAACCGCCAGTCCGTGTTCGTTTGGTGCAGTACGGATTCGACCGCCTGCTTCATCAGGGAGACGTCTCCGTAGTAGGGGAACAGAATGTCAACGGTCATGGCTTCTCCGTCGGGTCGTGGGGTTCATCGGTGGTCCGGTGGTCGGTGTTGCGGGTCGAGGGACGGTCGGGGCCGTCCTCATGGCCATCGGACCCAGCCGCGCTGGACCCGTGGATGTCGATACTGTGCGGTTCACCCTGGTCGTCAACCTGGATGATGGGCAACGAAGAAGTCGGATTGCGGTTTCTCTCGACCCGCTCGAGTTGACGGTTGAGCAGTGACCTTTGGATCGCGGCTTCCTCGGCCAGGACGCGCGTCTCGTCTTCGAGTCTCGAGATCTCCAGTGACAAGTGGAGGCAGACGCCCAGCAGTAGGACAAGACCGATCAGGAAGAGAAGGTTGACCGGCGTCACGACGCCGACCAACGAGGAGAGCGAGTCGAGGAGCTTCGGGAAGATCATCAGGATTGCGATGACCACCGCGGTCAGTAGCCACAGGGCAGCGTATTTCTCGCGGAGTTTCAGGTTCCTGAC
This region includes:
- a CDS encoding DUF2304 domain-containing protein — its product is MNTASIFFLILGLILVVAVIRLVRNLKLREKYAALWLLTAVVIAILMIFPKLLDSLSSLVGVVTPVNLLFLIGLVLLLGVCLHLSLEISRLEDETRVLAEEAAIQRSLLNRQLERVERNRNPTSSLPIIQVDDQGEPHSIDIHGSSAAGSDGHEDGPDRPSTRNTDHRTTDEPHDPTEKP
- a CDS encoding glycosyltransferase family 2 protein, with product MTVDILFPYYGDVSLMKQAVESVLHQTNTDWRLIVVDDGYPDDSIPGWFESLQDDRVTYMRNEKNLGANGNYRKCLTFVENELVVIMGADDVMMPNYVDWFVKAAEENPDANIFQPGVFVIDENNAPSNTLVEKTKAFYRPNQTTLLKGEELAVSILRGDWLYFPSLGWRAETIVGLGFREGLDVVQDMCLVMDVAMTGGALFYDETAAFMYRRHKASDSSWRALDGTRFDEERRFFETMAEEMSALGWKKAAAVARLHVSSRLHAASLLPKAAKTKNWGGVKNLASHLVK